One Streptomyces sp. SAI-135 DNA segment encodes these proteins:
- a CDS encoding DUF485 domain-containing protein — protein sequence MSRQPAYRSLRQRHRRFGVRATAVAVGGFLLYVLLSGFAPGLMNTSVSGPLTIGLALGLGQFVLMGVIVWRYLVHVRTHVDPVVRGLRGLVRHQESAERERAAFEARTAPREEGFRPW from the coding sequence GTGTCCCGACAGCCCGCGTACCGGTCCTTGCGCCAACGTCACCGGCGCTTCGGTGTCCGGGCCACGGCCGTGGCCGTCGGCGGCTTCCTGCTGTACGTCCTGCTGTCGGGCTTCGCGCCCGGTCTGATGAACACCTCCGTGAGCGGCCCTCTCACGATCGGACTCGCCCTCGGGCTCGGGCAGTTCGTGCTGATGGGCGTGATCGTGTGGCGCTACCTCGTGCACGTGCGCACCCATGTCGACCCGGTGGTCCGGGGGTTGCGCGGCCTGGTCCGCCACCAGGAGAGCGCGGAACGCGAACGCGCGGCCTTCGAGGCGCGCACGGCCCCTCGTGAGGA
- a CDS encoding acyl-CoA carboxylase subunit beta, translating into MTTTRPPDRTADRVLALEARRAQAVAGNRPRRRGKFGARERIDLLLDPGSFTETGLFVRARPAGDSARRPYGDGVITGYGTVDGRPVCVFSQDSTVFGGSMGEAFGEKTVALMDLALRTGCPVIGLNDGGGARIQEGVVSLALYAELVRRNVRASGVIPQISVVLGPCAGGAAYSPAITDFTVMVDGASHMFVTGPDVIEAVTGERTSAEELGGARTSNSLNGNAHFLAADETEALDTVRELLSYLPVNNLERPPQYGPLPPRDGIALDEIVPDRLGQAYDMRDILRAVVDDGELLEVQELFAPNIICALALVEGTSVGVVANQPLHAAGVLDIDASEKAARFVRFCDAFGIPLLTFADVPGYLSGVRQEQAGIIRRGAKLLYAYAEATVPKVTVVVRKAYGGGYAVMGSKHLGADINLAWPTARIAVMGAEGAVGVLHRRELAAAEDPEALRARLVDAYESTHGTPYLAAERGYVDAVIAPRETRAHVCRALRALRGKRAPMPERRHGNIPL; encoded by the coding sequence GTGACGACGACACGTCCGCCCGACCGCACCGCCGACCGCGTCCTGGCGCTCGAAGCCCGCCGAGCGCAGGCCGTGGCCGGGAACAGGCCGAGAAGACGCGGCAAGTTCGGCGCCCGGGAGCGGATCGACCTGCTGCTGGATCCCGGCTCCTTCACCGAGACCGGTCTGTTCGTCCGGGCCCGGCCCGCCGGGGACAGCGCCCGACGCCCCTACGGCGACGGTGTGATCACCGGGTACGGCACGGTCGACGGACGTCCCGTCTGCGTGTTCTCCCAGGACTCCACGGTCTTCGGCGGCAGCATGGGCGAGGCCTTCGGTGAGAAGACCGTGGCCCTCATGGACCTGGCGCTCAGAACCGGCTGCCCGGTCATCGGGCTCAACGACGGCGGCGGCGCCCGCATCCAGGAGGGCGTCGTCTCGCTCGCCCTGTACGCCGAACTGGTGCGCCGCAACGTCCGGGCGTCCGGGGTGATCCCGCAGATCTCCGTCGTGCTCGGTCCGTGTGCCGGCGGCGCCGCCTACTCCCCCGCCATCACCGACTTCACCGTGATGGTGGACGGCGCCTCGCACATGTTCGTCACCGGGCCCGACGTCATCGAGGCGGTCACCGGGGAGCGCACCAGCGCCGAGGAGCTCGGCGGCGCCCGGACCAGCAACTCCCTCAACGGCAACGCCCACTTCCTCGCCGCCGACGAGACCGAGGCCCTGGACACCGTACGGGAGCTGCTGTCGTACCTGCCCGTCAACAACCTGGAGCGGCCACCGCAGTACGGCCCCCTGCCGCCCCGCGACGGCATAGCGCTCGACGAGATCGTCCCGGACCGGCTCGGACAGGCCTACGACATGCGGGACATCCTGCGGGCGGTCGTCGACGACGGTGAACTCCTGGAGGTGCAGGAGCTGTTCGCGCCGAACATCATCTGCGCGCTGGCCCTCGTCGAGGGCACGTCCGTCGGCGTGGTCGCCAACCAGCCGCTGCACGCGGCCGGGGTGCTGGACATCGACGCCTCCGAGAAGGCCGCGCGGTTCGTGCGGTTCTGCGACGCGTTCGGCATTCCGCTGCTGACCTTCGCCGATGTGCCGGGCTATCTCTCCGGAGTCCGTCAGGAGCAGGCCGGGATCATCCGGCGAGGCGCCAAACTGCTGTACGCGTACGCCGAGGCGACCGTGCCGAAGGTGACGGTGGTGGTGCGCAAGGCGTACGGCGGCGGATACGCGGTGATGGGTTCCAAGCACCTGGGCGCCGACATCAACCTCGCCTGGCCCACGGCACGGATCGCGGTGATGGGCGCCGAAGGGGCGGTGGGCGTGCTGCACCGGCGTGAACTCGCCGCCGCCGAGGACCCCGAGGCGTTGCGGGCCCGTCTGGTGGACGCGTACGAGAGCACCCACGGGACGCCTTACCTGGCCGCCGAGCGCGGTTACGTCGACGCGGTCATCGCCCCGCGCGAGACCCGCGCCCACGTCTGCCGTGCCCTGCGTGCGCTGCGCGGCAAGCGCGCCCCGATGCCGGAACGCCGGCACGGCAACATCCCGCTCTGA